A stretch of Electrophorus electricus isolate fEleEle1 chromosome 3, fEleEle1.pri, whole genome shotgun sequence DNA encodes these proteins:
- the cish gene encoding cytokine-inducible SH2-containing protein, which translates to MMILCVQGPRTLLPDSQTQVVPLGVSVLSSSSPRCLHNSTKLWDPTTDLRTIGGTFCYLDASGWYWGAITAGEAHSVLQGAPEGTFLVRDSSHPLYMLTLSVKTGRGPTNIRIEYSHGSFRLDSSSPARPRLHSFPDVPSLVQHYVGSGKGKEVATEDESEAITLPAPPECSVLLKLKQPLRRPQAFPSLQHLTRLAINRSTKHLKDLPLPKPLLQYLYNYPFQL; encoded by the exons ATGATGATTCTCTGCGTCCAAGG TCCAAGAACTTTGTTACCAGACTCCCAAACTCAAGTGGTTCCTCTTGGTGTCTCagtcctctcttcctcttctccacgATGTCTTCACAATTCTACCAAGTTATGGGACCCCACCACTGACCTGCGAACCATTGGCGGCACATTCTGTTATCTAGATGCATCAG GGTGGTACTGGGGTGCTATCACCGCTGGTGAGGCCCATTCCGTCCTGCAGGGGGCACCAGAGGGCACATTCCTTGTGCGGGACAGCAGCCACCCTCTCTACATGCTGACCCTGTCCGTCAAAACAGGCCGCGGACCCACCAACATTCGCATCGAGTACAGCCACGGGAGCTTCCGCCTGGACTCCAGCTCCCCGGCCAGGCCGCGGCTCCACTCCTTTCCTGATGTGCCCAGCCTCGTGCAGCACTATGTGGGCTCCGGGAAAGGCAAGGAGGTGGCCACAGAGGACGAGAGTGAGGCCATCACTCTGCCGGCGCCTCCGGAGTGTAGCGTGCTTTTAAAGCTCAAACAGCCACTGCGAAGGCCTCAAGCCTTCCCTTCCCTGCAGCATCTCACACGCCTGGCCATCAATAGATCCACAAAACACCTAAAAGATCTGCCTCTACCAAAGCCACTCCTCCAGTATCTGTATAATTATCCTTTCCAACTCTGA